In one window of Palaemon carinicauda isolate YSFRI2023 chromosome 2, ASM3689809v2, whole genome shotgun sequence DNA:
- the LOC137614851 gene encoding chromosome partition protein Smc-like: MEEMETFKKIYNEKIEKLEKDLQMKKQEILETEIETFKKIYNEKIEKLEKDLQMKKQEKKPEILETEMETFKKIYNEKIEKLEKDLQMKEQEKKQEILETEMETFKKIYNEKIEKLEKDLQMKEQEKKQEILETEMETFKKIYNEKIEKLEKDLQMKEQEKKQEILETEMETFKKIYNEKIEKLEKDLQMKKQEILETEMETFKKIYNEKIEKLEKDLQMKEQEKKQEILNTKVKKQIIKETKKIHNEKIEKLENDCVQKDLKIKEQENIQEILKTENALLHLLRAEANADSGNPLDTDIILDCCQAIEKGLQGCRAYMLRGKHLLKLGLFDAAMNDFETAITVKESEECLKSIEDAKALMKKWESQSLYEVLGVGQTATRAEILKAFKGLYMKFHPDRHGDKPKFIQEAFEEKFKELVDAITVLTDDQIRKVYDAEVQPPRSRQQPGQRDQHPRRQKGTVFDDMFDALGKFFVCK, from the coding sequence atggaggaaatggaaacatttaagaaaatctataatgagaaaatagaaaaactggaaaaggacctTCAgatgaagaaacaggaaattcttgaaacggaaattgaaacatttaagaaaatctataatgagaaaatagaaaaactggaaaaggacctTCAGATGAAGAAACAGGAGAAGAAACCGGAAATTCTTGAAACGGAAATGGAAACATTTAAGAAAAtctataatgagaaaatagaaaaactggaaaaggaccttcagatgaaggaacaggagaagaaacaggaaattcttgaaACGGAAATGGAAACATTTAAGAAAAtctataatgagaaaatagaaaaactggaaaaggaccttcagatgaaggaacaggagaagaaacaggaaattcttgaaACGGAAATGGAAACATTTAAGAAAAtctataatgagaaaatagaaaaactggaaaaggaccttcagatgaaggaacaggagaagaaacaggaaattcttgaaACGGAAATGGAAACATTTAAGAAAAtctataatgagaaaatagaaaaactggaaaaggacctTCAgatgaagaaacaggaaattcttgaaACGGAAATGGAAACATTTAAGAAAAtctataatgagaaaatagaaaaactggaaaaggaccttcagatgaaggaacaggagaagaaacaggaaattcttaatACGAAAGTGAAAAAGCAAATAATCAAGGAAACTAAGAAAAtccataatgagaaaatagaaaaactggaaaatgactgcgtccaaaaagatcttaagataaaggaacaagaaaatatacaggaaattctaaaaactgaaaatgctcTTCTGCATCTCCTTCGAGCTGAAGCGAACGCAGACTCCGGAAACCCTCTTGACACGGATATCATATTGGACTGTTGCCAAGCTATTgagaaaggtcttcaaggatgcagagcctacatgctacgagggaagcaccttctcaaacttggccttttcgacgctgccatgAATGACTTCGAAACAGCGATAACGGTAAAGGAATCTGAGGAATGTTTGAAATCCATAGAAGATGCTAAAGCGCTAATGAAGAAATGGGAAAGCCAAAGCCTTTATGAGGTTTTGGGTGTGGGTCAGACGGCCACGAGGGCAGAAATTTTAAAAGCCTTCAAAGGCTTGTACATGAAGTTTCATCCGGACAGACACGGGGACAAACCCAAATTCatacaggaggcattcgaggagaagtttAAAGAATTGGTTGATGCTATAACTGTTCTGACAGATGATCAAATCAGAAAGGTATACGATGCAGAGGTTCAACCACCACGCTCAAGGCAACAGCCAGGACAGAGGGACCAACATCCTCGAAGGCAAAAGGGAACAGTGTTTGACGATATGTTCGACGCGTTGGGCAaattttttgtatgtaaataa